In a single window of the Mauremys reevesii isolate NIE-2019 linkage group 3, ASM1616193v1, whole genome shotgun sequence genome:
- the LOC120402006 gene encoding centromere protein F-like: protein MQSCKQLGKEKEMLPKQTADHNALLKEHKPSADEVAIYLHSLTQDNEPEYEPDGLPEVVRKGFADIPTGKTNPCVLRKTALNLKTSARLAAQSQNLSPYGQRLQKGR, encoded by the exons atgcaatcctgtaagcagctggggaaggaaaaagaaatgttgccGAAACAAACTGCTGACCATAATGCTCTATTAAAGGAGCACAAGCCAA gtgctgatgaggttgccatctacctacattcactgacccaggacaacgagccagagtatgagccagatggactcccagaggtggtcagaaaag gctttgctgaTATTCCTACTGGGAAAACCAACCCCTGTGTTTTGCGCAAAACAGCGCTAAACCTAAAGACCAGTGCCCGTCTTGCTGCTCAAAGCCAAAATTTGTCACCATATGGCCAACGTTTACAAAAAG gtagatga